In Acinetobacter pittii, one genomic interval encodes:
- a CDS encoding acyl-CoA dehydrogenase family protein, whose protein sequence is MTNLNFEHHLGSLTHAALSQATIISRVWGEGPSSRYDELAQHFRPTFARIKEGVLIREQQHILPYEQLQWLKDVGFTRLRLPKAHGGFDATIPELFALLIELAEADSNLPQALRVHFGFTEDVLVSKDKAFQQRWLSRIANGETVGSAWSEGGKESIDQFETHLYRDSDGKIRVKGQKYYTTGSLYADWVEIGVTDLKGESGSVVVRREDEGVEIVDDWNGFGQQLTASGTAYFHDVLVDETEILPDDDRFKYSAAYYQLVQLAIITGLGRAATYDVSQAVAKRTRNYTHANAQFVKQDPQILQVVGQIRGAAYSAGAIVEKVAQSLQRAYLAAFQNNEQLEEEQNALAELESAQSQTIITDLILNASTILFDALGASATDKDLGLDRYWRNVRTLSSHNPRVFKNRIVGDFSVNGTLPPYQWRIGNVAKQ, encoded by the coding sequence ATGACAAATTTAAATTTTGAGCATCATCTCGGTTCACTAACGCATGCGGCACTTAGTCAGGCCACAATTATTTCTCGGGTGTGGGGTGAAGGGCCGTCATCACGTTATGATGAGTTGGCACAACATTTCAGACCGACTTTTGCTCGTATTAAAGAAGGGGTTTTAATTCGTGAGCAACAGCATATTTTGCCCTATGAACAACTTCAGTGGCTCAAAGATGTTGGTTTTACACGGTTAAGACTTCCCAAAGCTCATGGGGGCTTTGATGCCACTATTCCTGAATTATTTGCATTGCTCATTGAACTTGCAGAGGCTGATTCAAACTTACCGCAAGCTTTGCGTGTGCACTTTGGTTTCACTGAAGATGTGTTGGTGAGTAAAGATAAAGCTTTTCAACAGCGTTGGCTTAGCCGAATTGCCAATGGGGAAACGGTGGGCAGTGCTTGGTCAGAAGGCGGGAAAGAGTCAATTGATCAATTTGAAACTCATTTGTATCGAGACAGTGACGGAAAAATTCGTGTTAAAGGTCAAAAATATTACACCACAGGAAGTCTATATGCAGACTGGGTCGAAATTGGTGTAACTGACTTAAAGGGTGAATCTGGTTCGGTCGTTGTTCGCCGCGAAGATGAAGGCGTTGAAATTGTCGATGACTGGAACGGCTTTGGTCAGCAACTCACTGCAAGCGGTACAGCATATTTCCATGACGTATTGGTAGATGAAACTGAAATTTTACCTGACGATGATCGCTTTAAATATTCAGCGGCTTACTATCAACTGGTCCAACTGGCAATCATTACAGGTCTAGGACGTGCTGCAACCTATGATGTTTCTCAAGCTGTTGCTAAACGTACCCGAAACTACACGCATGCAAATGCCCAATTTGTAAAACAGGATCCGCAAATTTTACAAGTAGTAGGACAAATCCGTGGTGCGGCTTACAGTGCAGGGGCGATTGTTGAAAAAGTTGCACAAAGCTTACAGCGTGCTTACTTGGCTGCATTTCAAAATAATGAGCAGTTGGAAGAAGAGCAAAATGCGCTTGCCGAGCTTGAAAGTGCACAGTCACAAACGATCATTACCGATTTAATTTTAAATGCTTCTACGATTTTATTTGACGCTTTAGGCGCTTCGGCAACAGACAAAGATTTAGGCCTAGATCGATACTGGCGTAATGTAAGAACTTTATCTTCACACAACCCGAGAGTATTTAAAAATCGAATTGTCGGAGATTTTAGTGTAAACGGCACATTACCACCTTATCAATGGCGAATAGGGAATGTTGCTAAACAGTAA
- the madM gene encoding malonate transporter subunit MadM: MVELLLKDLTHLGLITAFALIALIMWLSTKLSKYLTNGRVHASAIAIVIGLILAWFGGKMTGGEKGLTDLALFTGVGLMGGAMLRDFTIVATAFEVQATEAKKAGFIGAFSLFLGTILPFIVGCMFAWIFGYRDAVSITTIGAGAVTYIVGPVTGVAIGASSEVMALSIATGLVKAICVMVSTPLTAKFMGLDNPRSAMIFGGLAGTVSGVSAGLAATDRRLVPYGALTATFHTGLGCLMGPTVLFFAVKALVG, from the coding sequence ATGGTTGAATTATTATTAAAAGACTTAACCCATTTAGGTTTAATTACAGCTTTTGCCTTAATTGCCTTAATTATGTGGCTGTCGACCAAGCTCTCTAAATATTTAACCAACGGACGTGTGCATGCTTCAGCAATTGCGATTGTGATTGGTTTGATTTTGGCATGGTTTGGCGGAAAAATGACAGGTGGTGAAAAAGGCTTGACTGACCTTGCGCTCTTTACGGGTGTGGGACTTATGGGCGGTGCAATGCTTCGTGACTTTACCATTGTAGCAACAGCCTTTGAGGTACAAGCGACTGAGGCGAAAAAAGCAGGATTTATTGGTGCCTTCTCTTTATTTCTCGGGACCATTTTGCCGTTTATTGTCGGTTGTATGTTTGCGTGGATTTTCGGCTATCGTGATGCGGTAAGTATTACCACAATTGGCGCAGGTGCAGTGACTTACATTGTGGGGCCAGTGACAGGTGTTGCAATTGGCGCGAGTTCTGAAGTCATGGCACTTTCCATTGCAACGGGGCTGGTAAAAGCAATTTGTGTAATGGTTTCAACACCACTTACCGCAAAATTTATGGGACTTGATAATCCACGCTCTGCCATGATTTTTGGTGGCTTGGCAGGAACAGTAAGTGGTGTTTCTGCTGGTTTAGCAGCGACAGACCGTCGCTTGGTTCCTTACGGTGCGCTTACAGCAACGTTCCATACAGGCCTTGGCTGTTTAATGGGACCAACCGTTTTGTTCTTTGCTGTTAAAGCTTTAGTCGGTTAA
- a CDS encoding PLP-dependent aminotransferase family protein, translating into MYKSEQLAHSIRQLIESGTLNAHEKLPSLRDQVQRSGFSLMTVMNAYQELESQGLIYSKEKSGYFVAEQIALKPLEQYSVVSLNSKIEINSLVFKYLKSIQHESVVPFGSAFPDSQLLTAPKLIQIMGQLARQRQSYDQTTSLPPGNLALRKLIAQRYCMQGIQTDPDDIVITSGGLDALNLSLQAVAQPGDYILLQQNVFYGAWQAAERLGLKVITIPEHPQHGFDLEAFEQVIQTYPIKVCWLMLNAHNPIGFTVSDDIKYKIAKLLHEHQIYLIEDDVYEELFYGGQKPLSMKYFDQQNLVLHCSSFSKTLGAGFRVGWVYAGKFSDHIQHLQLMSTISVNALIQNALVEFLSHHHYEKHLRTLRLSLERYKKQFYHYLKQHLPTSCEVYYYPSGYFLWVKLPHKLDSMQIYEELIQQDIGVAPSPLFSVLPAQQHYLRINCSFEWNTKIQSALDQVIKTIQQRVEASF; encoded by the coding sequence ATGTATAAATCAGAACAACTCGCTCATAGCATTCGCCAACTCATTGAGAGCGGCACTTTAAATGCACATGAAAAATTACCTTCATTAAGAGATCAGGTACAACGCTCTGGCTTTAGTTTAATGACCGTAATGAATGCTTATCAGGAGCTTGAATCACAAGGTCTGATCTATTCAAAAGAAAAATCTGGCTACTTTGTTGCCGAGCAAATTGCACTTAAACCTTTAGAGCAATATTCAGTTGTTTCCCTGAATTCTAAAATTGAAATTAACTCATTAGTTTTTAAATATCTTAAATCGATTCAACATGAGTCTGTCGTACCTTTTGGCTCAGCTTTTCCTGATAGTCAACTTCTAACAGCACCCAAACTTATTCAAATTATGGGACAGCTTGCCCGTCAAAGACAAAGTTATGACCAGACAACCAGTTTGCCTCCCGGTAATTTAGCCTTAAGAAAATTAATTGCTCAGCGCTACTGTATGCAAGGCATACAGACCGATCCAGATGACATTGTCATTACATCAGGTGGTTTGGATGCACTAAACCTTTCGCTACAAGCTGTCGCTCAACCCGGCGATTATATTTTATTACAGCAAAACGTGTTTTATGGAGCTTGGCAAGCCGCAGAGCGTTTAGGACTTAAAGTGATTACCATTCCTGAACATCCTCAACATGGTTTTGACCTAGAGGCTTTTGAACAGGTTATTCAAACATATCCAATAAAGGTGTGTTGGCTCATGTTGAATGCCCATAACCCAATTGGTTTTACCGTCAGTGATGACATTAAATATAAAATTGCCAAGTTGCTTCACGAACACCAAATTTATTTGATTGAAGATGATGTCTATGAAGAACTTTTTTATGGTGGCCAAAAACCACTTTCAATGAAGTATTTTGATCAACAAAATCTGGTGCTTCACTGCTCTTCTTTTTCTAAAACGTTAGGCGCAGGCTTTCGAGTCGGTTGGGTCTATGCGGGTAAGTTTTCAGACCATATTCAACACTTGCAGCTTATGAGTACCATTTCAGTCAATGCACTCATTCAAAATGCATTGGTTGAGTTCTTATCTCATCATCATTATGAAAAGCACTTGCGTACACTTAGACTTTCACTTGAGCGTTATAAAAAGCAGTTTTATCATTATTTAAAGCAACATCTGCCTACGTCTTGCGAAGTGTATTACTACCCAAGCGGTTATTTTCTATGGGTTAAATTGCCTCATAAACTCGATAGCATGCAAATTTATGAAGAACTCATCCAACAAGACATTGGCGTTGCGCCAAGCCCTCTGTTTAGTGTTTTACCCGCACAGCAGCATTATTTACGAATTAATTGTTCTTTTGAATGGAACACTAAAATTCAAAGCGCATTAGATCAGGTTATCAAAACCATTCAACAAAGAGTTGAAGCAAGTTTCTAA
- the mdcH gene encoding malonate decarboxylase subunit epsilon, whose protein sequence is MASIWVYPGQGVQRSNMLHDLPQIALVKEYLERASDALKEDVLMLDSPAALQSTRAVQLCLLISGVVSSALLTAENLTPDYVAGLSIGAWSAAVVAGVLNYEDAIRLVAYRGELMQNAYPTGYGMTALIGTDRAAVETWVKQIYEITPEVFVANINAHNQIVISGSFEAMNQVAVLARQQGVVAKKLDVSVPSHCELLSQQAKQLAASMEGVTLKQPKIRYLSGTTARTLSRPEQIGDDLAFNMSRTVDWESTIQAAWERGVRLQIEALPGTVLTTLARRTFKEGTVLSFQGTRIDSIQIAMQKEQQNY, encoded by the coding sequence ATGGCTTCAATTTGGGTATATCCGGGACAAGGTGTGCAACGAAGCAATATGTTGCACGACTTACCTCAAATCGCTCTAGTTAAAGAGTACCTTGAGCGGGCATCAGATGCACTCAAAGAAGATGTCTTGATGTTAGATAGTCCGGCTGCATTGCAATCGACACGTGCAGTACAGCTTTGTTTACTGATTTCAGGTGTGGTGAGTTCAGCTTTATTAACAGCGGAAAACTTAACACCAGATTATGTTGCGGGTTTATCAATTGGCGCATGGTCGGCTGCGGTTGTAGCAGGAGTTCTAAACTATGAAGATGCTATTCGTTTAGTTGCCTATCGAGGTGAACTCATGCAAAACGCTTATCCCACTGGATATGGCATGACGGCACTAATTGGTACAGATCGTGCAGCTGTCGAAACATGGGTCAAACAAATTTATGAAATAACGCCAGAGGTGTTTGTTGCAAATATTAATGCACATAACCAGATCGTTATTTCAGGAAGTTTTGAAGCCATGAACCAAGTTGCTGTTTTGGCAAGGCAACAAGGCGTGGTGGCAAAAAAATTAGATGTATCGGTGCCATCGCACTGTGAATTATTAAGTCAGCAAGCAAAGCAACTTGCAGCGTCTATGGAGGGAGTCACTTTAAAGCAGCCTAAAATACGTTATTTAAGTGGTACAACGGCTCGTACGCTGAGCAGACCAGAACAGATTGGTGATGACTTGGCTTTTAATATGAGTCGAACTGTAGATTGGGAAAGTACCATCCAAGCTGCATGGGAGCGAGGTGTAAGGTTGCAGATAGAAGCTTTACCGGGAACGGTACTTACTACACTTGCACGTCGAACATTTAAAGAAGGAACCGTGTTGTCATTTCAAGGGACACGTATAGATAGCATTCAGATTGCGATGCAAAAAGAACAGCAGAATTATTGA
- the cioA gene encoding cytochrome ubiquinol oxidase subunit I, whose amino-acid sequence MSLGLTALELARIQFAFTVSFHIIFPATSIGLACFLAVLEWKWLRTQNPIYKDLFKYWIKIFAVAFGMGVVSGVVMSYQFGTNWSEFSRVAGSITGPLLTYEVLSAFFLEAGFLGIMLFGWGRVGPRAHFFATLMVAIGTCISMFWILSSNSWMQTPQGFAIENGIIVPKDWFAIVFNPSFPYRFAHMGAAAFLVSSLLVVGTSAWHLVKGRRDELVKKSFSMGLWMVLVTSCLQVVIGDNHGLNTREHQPAKLAAMEGHWETNHNEPMPLLLFAIPDMKEERNHFEVGVPYLGSLILTHSLDGQVTGLKEFAPEDRPNSTIIFWSFRVMVGLGVLMVTLSLIALWLRKRGKLYETSWFHKFALLMGPAGYVAMLAGWITTEVGRQPWVVYGIMRTKDGLSHTVSADQVGLSLFIFVVVYTIVFGSGIYYTLKLINKGPVFIDTPTIESGGVGHFKTPMRPLSAVDENIDDNQKSGEKHHD is encoded by the coding sequence ATGAGCCTCGGTCTAACCGCTTTAGAATTAGCACGAATACAATTTGCTTTTACAGTATCGTTCCATATTATTTTTCCGGCCACCTCTATCGGTCTTGCTTGCTTTTTAGCAGTGTTAGAGTGGAAGTGGTTAAGAACCCAAAACCCGATTTATAAAGATCTATTTAAATACTGGATTAAGATCTTTGCCGTTGCCTTTGGTATGGGTGTGGTCTCGGGCGTGGTCATGAGTTACCAGTTCGGTACTAACTGGAGTGAATTTTCACGCGTCGCCGGAAGTATTACTGGTCCTTTACTTACCTATGAAGTCTTGAGTGCCTTCTTCTTAGAAGCAGGTTTCTTAGGCATTATGTTATTTGGTTGGGGACGTGTCGGTCCTCGAGCCCATTTCTTCGCAACACTTATGGTTGCCATCGGAACGTGTATTTCCATGTTCTGGATTTTATCTTCCAATAGCTGGATGCAGACCCCTCAAGGCTTTGCCATCGAAAATGGCATTATTGTGCCAAAAGACTGGTTTGCAATTGTCTTTAACCCGTCCTTCCCTTACCGCTTTGCACACATGGGTGCTGCCGCTTTCTTGGTTTCATCATTATTGGTTGTAGGAACATCTGCATGGCATTTAGTAAAAGGCCGTCGTGATGAGTTGGTGAAAAAATCATTCTCGATGGGTTTATGGATGGTGCTTGTGACTTCTTGTTTGCAAGTGGTGATTGGCGATAACCACGGTTTAAATACTCGTGAACATCAACCTGCCAAACTTGCAGCAATGGAGGGACACTGGGAAACCAATCACAATGAGCCGATGCCATTATTGTTATTTGCCATTCCGGATATGAAAGAAGAGCGTAACCACTTTGAAGTGGGCGTTCCATATTTGGGTAGTTTAATTTTAACGCACAGTTTAGATGGTCAAGTGACTGGGTTAAAAGAGTTCGCGCCTGAAGATCGTCCAAACTCAACCATTATTTTCTGGAGCTTCCGTGTGATGGTGGGTCTTGGTGTACTCATGGTCACCCTATCACTCATTGCACTTTGGTTACGTAAGCGTGGAAAACTCTATGAAACTTCATGGTTCCATAAATTCGCTTTATTAATGGGACCTGCAGGTTATGTGGCAATGCTTGCAGGTTGGATTACCACTGAGGTCGGCCGTCAACCGTGGGTTGTATACGGCATTATGCGAACCAAAGATGGGCTTTCACATACAGTTTCTGCCGATCAGGTGGGTCTAAGTCTCTTTATTTTTGTGGTGGTATACACCATCGTTTTTGGTAGCGGTATTTACTACACCTTAAAACTCATTAATAAAGGCCCTGTATTTATCGATACACCAACTATTGAATCTGGTGGCGTTGGACACTTTAAAACACCAATGCGTCCACTCAGTGCTGTCGATGAAAACATTGACGATAATCAAAAATCTGGGGAGAAACATCATGATTGA
- the cydB gene encoding cytochrome d ubiquinol oxidase subunit II → MIDLSLIWVGIIGLGVLIYVVMDGFDLGIGIMFPFIKNSQERDVMMNTVAPVWDGNETWMVLGGAGLYAAFPLVYSTVLSALYLPIIFMVIALIFRGVAFEFRFKAHRTKHLWDLAFIWGSVLTSFLQGIILGAYIQGIKTENGIYAGGPFDWLSPFTIFTGIGVVAMYATLGCGWLILKTEKGLQQRMYELMPKLIIALLIIFGGVSLYTPLTHPEIADRWFSLPNLFYFSPVPILVLLFVGLILSACKKQQHDLKPFAYTLALVFLAFTGFVISLWPYIIPPSVTIWQAAAPHSSQMFALVGALILIPIIIAYTIVSYWVFRDKVRVGDEGYH, encoded by the coding sequence ATGATTGATCTTTCTTTAATATGGGTCGGTATTATTGGTTTAGGTGTTTTGATTTACGTGGTCATGGATGGTTTTGACTTAGGAATCGGGATTATGTTCCCTTTCATTAAGAACAGCCAAGAACGTGACGTGATGATGAATACCGTCGCCCCTGTTTGGGATGGTAACGAAACGTGGATGGTACTCGGTGGTGCTGGGCTATATGCAGCATTTCCACTGGTTTATTCAACAGTTTTATCAGCACTCTACCTGCCTATTATTTTCATGGTCATTGCCCTGATTTTCCGTGGCGTTGCGTTTGAATTCCGTTTTAAAGCTCACCGTACCAAGCATCTGTGGGACTTAGCCTTTATTTGGGGCTCAGTTTTAACCAGCTTCCTACAAGGGATTATTTTGGGTGCCTATATCCAAGGGATTAAAACCGAAAATGGTATTTATGCTGGTGGTCCATTTGACTGGTTATCACCATTTACGATCTTTACAGGTATTGGTGTAGTTGCGATGTATGCAACTTTAGGATGTGGATGGCTTATTTTAAAAACTGAAAAAGGTTTGCAGCAACGTATGTATGAGCTTATGCCAAAGCTGATTATTGCATTGCTCATTATTTTTGGTGGTGTGAGTTTATATACTCCTTTGACTCATCCTGAAATTGCAGATCGCTGGTTCTCTTTACCAAATCTGTTCTATTTTAGTCCTGTACCTATTTTGGTCTTATTGTTTGTTGGCCTGATTTTATCAGCATGTAAAAAACAGCAGCATGACCTTAAGCCATTTGCATATACATTGGCCCTCGTTTTCCTTGCATTTACTGGATTCGTGATTAGTTTATGGCCATATATTATTCCGCCATCAGTCACCATCTGGCAGGCCGCAGCACCACATTCAAGCCAGATGTTTGCTTTGGTCGGTGCGTTAATTCTGATTCCAATTATTATTGCTTACACCATTGTCTCTTATTGGGTATTCCGTGACAAAGTGCGTGTAGGTGACGAAGGTTATCATTAA
- the madL gene encoding malonate transporter subunit MadL → MIIYGVGLLALCTLVGVIVGDLLGVLLGVKSNVGGVGIAMILLICIRLWMEKRGVMTVETEKGVSFWGTMYIPVVVAMAAQQNVVAALSSGHMALFAAVVSVAVCTLTIAGLSRYNKASPLPKEEDTVLNRIGGKVHG, encoded by the coding sequence ATGATTATATATGGAGTTGGTTTACTCGCACTTTGCACCTTGGTGGGTGTTATTGTCGGCGATCTGTTGGGCGTTTTATTGGGAGTAAAGTCCAACGTTGGTGGCGTGGGTATCGCCATGATTTTACTCATTTGCATACGGTTATGGATGGAAAAACGCGGTGTTATGACAGTTGAAACTGAAAAAGGCGTTTCATTCTGGGGCACTATGTATATTCCTGTTGTTGTTGCCATGGCAGCGCAACAAAATGTAGTTGCCGCTTTATCTAGTGGTCATATGGCACTGTTTGCTGCTGTAGTTTCAGTTGCAGTTTGTACACTCACTATTGCCGGTTTAAGTCGTTACAACAAAGCAAGCCCTTTACCTAAAGAAGAGGACACCGTATTAAACCGCATTGGAGGTAAAGTTCATGGTTGA
- the mdcG gene encoding malonate decarboxylase holo-ACP synthase — protein MVMKLKLEAHDLLWGMTVDCLADDAPHWVKEVLLRGDPIVVRRAITPEDQVAVGVRGQFRYQRYAAQMPISAISRQLKPEALTYVDMQQFAHLAERLQTISSIMKNFSGCWGYTGSFGFELATGIKTVTQQSDIDLLIRAEQPFAKKQAIELLENFQHAGLNVDIQLQLPQGGLALKEWAGNSGKVLLKRADGAVLVENPWN, from the coding sequence ATGGTCATGAAACTTAAGCTCGAAGCCCATGATTTACTGTGGGGCATGACGGTCGACTGCTTAGCCGATGATGCTCCGCATTGGGTGAAAGAGGTGTTACTACGAGGCGATCCTATTGTGGTTCGACGGGCAATTACTCCTGAAGATCAGGTGGCGGTAGGTGTAAGGGGGCAATTTCGCTATCAACGATATGCAGCTCAAATGCCAATATCTGCGATTAGCAGACAGCTTAAACCCGAAGCACTGACTTATGTAGATATGCAGCAGTTTGCACATTTGGCAGAACGTTTACAGACCATTTCCAGCATTATGAAAAACTTTTCGGGATGTTGGGGATATACAGGAAGTTTCGGGTTTGAACTGGCAACCGGCATTAAAACAGTTACTCAGCAAAGTGACATAGATTTGTTGATTCGAGCTGAACAACCTTTTGCCAAAAAGCAGGCGATTGAGCTACTCGAAAATTTTCAGCACGCAGGCCTCAATGTGGATATACAGCTTCAACTTCCACAAGGTGGTTTGGCTTTAAAAGAATGGGCTGGGAACAGTGGAAAAGTTCTATTAAAACGTGCTGATGGTGCTGTTTTAGTAGAAAACCCATGGAATTAG
- the mdcR gene encoding LysR family transcriptional regulator — MEIDEELTLKKIQIFLAFMRCGNLSKTATEMQLSNVSVHKALHSLESALRCPLFKNEGRNLIPLKSAYVFEERAQKIVQDIFITVNKTREAAGFAAKVLHLGSLYSLTVNTIPNVISGLKLRRSELDIQLLLSSNQDLVKKLKATELDAIIVALNETTQDDDFEILPMFSDDIFLAVNKDSKYAEFKDIDLSLLKEETFLTLTKGFATHNDSDIIFKKAGFSPKVALQVNDIFTLISMVSSGVGFALLPGRISAVYESSVKLIPLKQQYHMQQEIGLVFLKSKERDPNLLALIAECRMFASNFKNKKDRC, encoded by the coding sequence ATGGAAATTGATGAAGAACTCACCCTTAAAAAAATACAGATTTTTTTAGCTTTTATGCGCTGTGGAAATTTGTCTAAAACAGCCACAGAAATGCAGTTGAGTAATGTCAGTGTTCATAAAGCCTTACATTCTTTAGAAAGTGCTTTGCGTTGCCCTCTTTTTAAAAATGAAGGCCGTAACCTCATTCCTTTAAAAAGTGCTTATGTCTTTGAAGAACGGGCACAAAAAATCGTACAAGACATTTTTATTACCGTAAATAAAACCAGAGAAGCTGCTGGTTTTGCGGCTAAGGTTTTACATTTAGGTTCGCTTTATTCTCTGACGGTAAACACAATTCCAAATGTGATTAGCGGTCTTAAGCTCAGACGTAGTGAGCTTGATATTCAACTTTTGCTGAGTTCAAATCAGGATTTGGTGAAAAAGCTTAAAGCGACAGAGCTTGATGCCATTATCGTAGCTCTTAATGAAACCACTCAAGATGATGACTTTGAAATTTTGCCAATGTTTTCAGACGACATTTTTTTGGCAGTCAATAAAGATTCTAAATATGCTGAGTTTAAAGATATTGATTTAAGCCTTTTAAAAGAAGAAACTTTTTTAACTTTAACTAAGGGTTTTGCTACTCATAACGACAGCGACATCATTTTTAAAAAAGCTGGTTTTTCACCTAAAGTTGCTTTACAGGTCAATGATATTTTTACCCTCATTAGTATGGTCAGCTCAGGTGTCGGTTTTGCTCTACTACCTGGTCGTATTTCTGCTGTTTATGAAAGTTCGGTCAAACTTATTCCTTTAAAACAGCAATATCATATGCAACAAGAAATTGGTCTGGTCTTTTTAAAAAGTAAGGAACGAGACCCTAACTTACTTGCGCTGATTGCTGAATGTCGAATGTTTGCCTCTAATTTCAAAAATAAAAAAGACCGTTGTTAA
- a CDS encoding LLM class flavin-dependent oxidoreductase — protein sequence MTKKISFNAFEMNCIAHQSPGLWRHPQDRSVEYKDLEYWTDLAQILERGFFDGIFIADVLGIYDVYHQSAEHALTGAVQVPVNDPLQIVPAMAAVTKHLGFGVTTSISFEHPYPFARRISTLDHLTKGRVGWNIVTSYLESGSKNLGLKTQVNHDNRYDIADEYLEVLYKLWEGSWEKGSVLRDRESGIFADHKKVHPIQHEGKYFTVPGIHICEPSPQRTPVLYQAGASSRGQKFASQNAECVFIAAPSKIATKKVVQGIRQKLAQEGRDPYSVKIYALLSIVTDETDAKAQAKFKEYQNYGSYDGALTLLSGWSGVDFSQYQPTDKVEYIQTNAIQSLLDSYVNADPDRVWTIEEIANWNSLGGNGPVLVGSAETVSDALQQWVEDTDIDGFNLAYILAHQTFADVVEFIVPELQKRGVYQTSYTQGTLREKLFGAGPYLPENHRGAKYRNLKELKLAEAS from the coding sequence ATGACTAAGAAAATTAGTTTTAATGCTTTTGAAATGAATTGTATTGCCCACCAGTCTCCTGGATTATGGCGACACCCTCAAGATCGATCTGTTGAATATAAAGATTTAGAATATTGGACAGATTTAGCACAAATTCTTGAGCGTGGTTTTTTTGACGGTATTTTTATTGCAGATGTGCTCGGTATTTATGACGTTTATCATCAAAGCGCTGAGCATGCCTTAACAGGTGCAGTACAAGTTCCGGTCAATGATCCTTTGCAGATTGTGCCTGCTATGGCGGCAGTCACAAAGCATTTGGGCTTCGGTGTCACAACCTCGATTTCCTTTGAACATCCTTATCCTTTTGCTAGACGTATTAGCACGCTAGACCATTTAACCAAAGGGCGAGTTGGTTGGAATATCGTGACGTCTTACTTGGAAAGTGGTTCGAAAAACTTAGGTTTAAAAACTCAGGTTAATCATGACAATCGTTATGATATTGCTGATGAATACTTAGAAGTCCTTTACAAACTTTGGGAGGGTTCTTGGGAAAAAGGTTCGGTACTGCGTGATCGTGAAAGCGGTATCTTTGCTGACCATAAAAAAGTACATCCAATTCAGCACGAAGGTAAATACTTTACGGTGCCGGGCATCCATATTTGTGAACCATCACCGCAGCGAACCCCAGTACTCTACCAAGCAGGCGCATCTTCACGCGGTCAGAAGTTTGCGAGTCAAAATGCTGAGTGTGTATTTATTGCAGCGCCGTCTAAAATTGCCACAAAAAAAGTGGTGCAGGGTATTCGCCAAAAATTGGCTCAAGAAGGCCGCGATCCGTACTCAGTTAAAATTTATGCACTTTTGTCGATTGTCACTGATGAAACCGATGCAAAAGCACAGGCTAAGTTTAAAGAATATCAAAACTATGGAAGCTATGATGGGGCATTAACATTGCTGTCTGGCTGGTCAGGTGTGGACTTCTCACAATATCAACCAACGGACAAAGTTGAATATATTCAAACCAACGCGATTCAATCTTTATTAGATTCTTATGTAAATGCAGATCCAGACCGTGTTTGGACCATTGAAGAAATTGCAAATTGGAACAGCTTAGGTGGTAATGGGCCTGTGTTAGTGGGTTCGGCAGAAACCGTTTCAGATGCTCTACAGCAATGGGTTGAAGATACCGATATTGATGGCTTTAACTTAGCTTACATTTTGGCTCATCAAACCTTTGCCGATGTAGTTGAGTTTATTGTGCCAGAATTGCAAAAACGTGGGGTTTATCAAACATCCTATACACAAGGAACATTAAGAGAGAAATTATTTGGTGCTGGGCCATATTTGCCTGAAAATCACCGCGGTGCAAAATATCGTAATCTAAAAGAGTTAAAACTTGCTGAGGCGAGTTAA